One genomic region from Halobacteria archaeon AArc-dxtr1 encodes:
- a CDS encoding plastocyanin/azurin family copper-binding protein — protein MDRRVYLAGLASASTAALAGCSTVLSAFDSEPCDGDNCDIGMTRTEFVPEEYTVSAGDTVVWKNTSEADHTVTAYENVRFEEEGAEYFATGGYDDFDTAFEEFWGSRGGRLGTQETFEHTFDVPGTYSYVCLPHEEGGMIGTIHVE, from the coding sequence ATGGACCGCCGCGTCTACCTCGCTGGGCTTGCCAGCGCGTCCACGGCTGCCCTGGCGGGCTGTTCGACCGTTCTGAGCGCGTTCGATAGTGAGCCCTGCGACGGAGACAACTGTGACATCGGGATGACCCGAACCGAGTTCGTCCCCGAGGAGTACACGGTGAGCGCTGGTGACACCGTCGTCTGGAAGAACACCAGCGAGGCAGACCACACAGTCACGGCCTACGAAAACGTTCGGTTCGAAGAGGAGGGCGCGGAGTACTTCGCAACCGGGGGATACGACGACTTCGACACCGCCTTCGAGGAGTTCTGGGGCTCCAGAGGGGGGCGGCTCGGCACGCAGGAGACGTTCGAGCACACCTTCGACGTGCCTGGGACGTACAGCTACGTCTGTCTTCCCCACGAGGAAGGCGGTATGATCGGCACCATCCACGTCGAGTAG
- a CDS encoding 30S ribosomal protein S3ae, which produces MSERSVSRAKQEKRWYTVHAPEQFDRQELGETPADEPEKVYDRTIETTLGELTNNASENNTKLTFKITDVGSDAAYTEFKEHALTRDYLRSLVRRGASKIEAYVTVLTTDDYRVQIQPVAFTTKKADASQEKAIRDQMVKMVKEAAAERDFEELIDSVVEGRLSSAIYGEAKTIYPLRRVEIQKTTLEARPEEVAEEEATSVSVDEDDVATDD; this is translated from the coding sequence ATGAGTGAACGATCAGTTTCACGTGCGAAACAGGAGAAGCGGTGGTACACCGTCCACGCACCGGAGCAGTTCGACCGACAGGAACTCGGCGAGACCCCTGCGGACGAGCCCGAGAAGGTGTACGACCGAACCATCGAAACGACGCTTGGCGAACTCACGAACAACGCCAGCGAGAACAACACGAAGCTCACGTTCAAGATTACGGACGTCGGCAGCGACGCGGCATACACGGAGTTCAAAGAGCACGCGCTCACCCGTGACTACCTGCGATCGCTGGTTCGACGTGGCGCCTCGAAGATCGAGGCCTACGTCACCGTCCTGACGACGGACGACTACCGCGTCCAGATCCAGCCCGTCGCCTTCACGACGAAAAAGGCCGACGCGAGCCAGGAGAAGGCCATCCGCGACCAGATGGTCAAGATGGTCAAAGAGGCCGCAGCCGAACGCGACTTCGAGGAACTCATCGACAGCGTCGTCGAAGGACGCCTCTCCTCGGCGATCTACGGCGAGGCGAAGACGATCTACCCGCTGCGCCGCGTCGAGATCCAGAAGACGACCCTCGAGGCTCGCCCCGAGGAAGTCGCCGAAGAGGAGGCGACCTCCGTCAGCGTCGACGAGGACGACGTCGCAACCGACGACTAA
- a CDS encoding KEOPS complex subunit Pcc1, whose product MTPTRRATIRTAHDDPEAVAHALAPDNTAEMVTTVEGGEETDSVTDRTESDGAVVTRIDRETTAGLHATVDDYVVNLDVATRVAQHATNPADGEADATDATSTAATETNTDTTHNE is encoded by the coding sequence ATGACGCCGACCAGACGCGCGACGATTCGGACGGCCCACGACGACCCCGAGGCCGTCGCCCACGCGCTCGCCCCCGACAACACCGCCGAGATGGTGACGACCGTCGAGGGCGGCGAGGAGACCGATTCCGTGACCGATCGAACCGAATCCGACGGCGCGGTGGTCACGCGGATCGACCGCGAGACGACCGCCGGACTCCACGCCACAGTCGACGACTACGTCGTCAATCTCGACGTCGCAACGCGAGTCGCACAGCACGCAACCAACCCGGCGGACGGAGAGGCGGACGCGACCGACGCGACCTCGACCGCCGCCACAGAGACCAACACAGACACGACACACAATGAGTGA
- a CDS encoding exonuclease codes for MSADGRLAPAPIADALESAGFVRLLARPDGDAIAAGGLLATALADGGVPFQVSVGRPTERSFGNGEPDRENGQSTGSEDDVVLRIGRSNVDSPALDPTAGPVSLAAWELARELGGAPDPVLALAGSVAAGVDPGAAEVEALLEAAHEAGTIERRPGVAVPTADPIDGLAHSTRIRAPWSGDIEATREAFSDAVADDPESDETHRAVASLAAIDAVATDGATDRAARSVSTAVRPYATLSAPFETVGGYADVLDAVARVEPGTGVALAMGHQAAEPALTAWRAHGRRVHAALDGARTGRYDGLFVVDVDDGSVESVARLAADYRSPEPVTLVVGDGEAAFAVRDGSSVGPIFAGVTDELREGDVECECDPGSRGGHVRYDRDGDKQTLIDATRGAL; via the coding sequence ATGTCCGCCGACGGTCGCCTCGCACCAGCCCCGATCGCCGACGCGCTCGAGAGCGCCGGCTTCGTCAGGCTGCTCGCACGACCGGACGGCGACGCAATCGCCGCAGGCGGCCTGCTCGCGACCGCGCTCGCAGACGGCGGCGTGCCGTTTCAGGTGTCCGTCGGCCGGCCAACAGAGAGGTCGTTCGGAAACGGTGAACCCGACCGCGAGAACGGTCAGTCCACCGGCTCCGAAGACGACGTCGTCCTTCGAATCGGACGCTCGAACGTCGATTCGCCGGCGCTCGACCCGACAGCGGGACCCGTCTCTCTGGCGGCCTGGGAACTGGCACGGGAACTCGGCGGAGCGCCCGATCCCGTACTGGCACTCGCCGGCAGTGTCGCCGCTGGCGTCGACCCCGGCGCCGCCGAAGTCGAGGCGCTGCTCGAGGCGGCCCACGAAGCGGGTACGATTGAGCGCCGTCCCGGCGTCGCGGTACCGACAGCGGACCCGATCGACGGCCTCGCACACTCGACACGTATCCGGGCTCCGTGGTCCGGCGACATCGAGGCGACGCGCGAGGCATTTTCCGACGCGGTCGCAGACGATCCGGAGTCGGATGAGACACACCGTGCCGTCGCCTCGCTGGCCGCTATCGACGCGGTTGCGACAGACGGCGCGACCGACCGGGCCGCACGCTCGGTGTCGACTGCCGTTCGACCGTACGCGACGCTGTCGGCACCGTTCGAGACGGTCGGCGGGTATGCCGACGTTCTCGATGCGGTCGCCCGAGTCGAGCCCGGAACCGGCGTTGCGCTGGCGATGGGACACCAGGCCGCAGAGCCGGCGCTTACAGCGTGGCGCGCCCACGGTCGGCGTGTCCACGCCGCCCTCGACGGGGCCCGGACCGGCCGATACGACGGCCTGTTCGTCGTCGACGTCGACGACGGCTCGGTCGAAAGCGTCGCTCGGCTGGCGGCCGACTACCGGTCGCCGGAGCCGGTTACGCTCGTAGTCGGCGACGGCGAGGCCGCGTTCGCGGTTCGAGATGGCTCATCCGTTGGCCCGATCTTCGCGGGGGTCACCGACGAACTCCGCGAGGGTGACGTCGAGTGCGAGTGCGATCCTGGCAGCCGAGGCGGACACGTACGATACGACCGAGACGGCGACAAGCAAACGCTCATCGACGCGACGAGGGGAGCACTATGA
- a CDS encoding 30S ribosomal protein S15, whose amino-acid sequence MARMHTRRRGSSGSDKPTADEPPEWSDVDPEDVESRVVELAEQGYDPSQIGMKLRDEGVTGTPVPDVSLATGKKITEILDENDAGTELPEDLRKLMERAIRLREHVQENPQDAQNKRSLQNTESKVRRLVAYYRGNQLEPEFTYSYETAKDLLEE is encoded by the coding sequence ATGGCACGAATGCACACCCGCCGTCGTGGCTCGTCCGGATCGGACAAGCCGACGGCAGACGAACCACCGGAGTGGAGCGACGTCGACCCCGAGGACGTAGAGTCGCGGGTCGTCGAACTGGCAGAGCAGGGCTACGACCCGAGTCAGATCGGGATGAAGCTGCGCGACGAGGGCGTCACCGGAACCCCGGTTCCGGACGTCTCGCTCGCGACCGGCAAGAAAATCACCGAGATCTTAGACGAAAACGACGCCGGCACCGAGCTTCCGGAGGACCTCCGAAAGCTGATGGAGCGGGCGATCCGCCTGCGAGAGCACGTCCAGGAGAACCCCCAGGACGCCCAGAACAAGCGCTCGCTGCAGAACACGGAGTCGAAGGTGCGTCGACTGGTCGCGTACTACCGCGGCAACCAGCTCGAGCCCGAGTTCACGTACTCCTACGAAACGGCGAAGGACCTGCTCGAGGAGTAA